The DNA window AAAACTCCACTGATGAAGGCAGATGAAAGTGAAATTGTACTGACAATATTGTACAAATTATCAGACGGAACTAAATCATTCAAAATATAGAGCATAACAGGTATTACAAGTACTGCTCCACCAATCCCCAAAAATCCAGCCAAAAGACCTGCAGCAGAACCAATAAGCAGATAGTTTAATATATCCATCAAAACCTCATTTTTTTTAATCTGTCCAATATTAAACAACAGATCAGATTATTCAAAGAGATATCTATACTAAAATTTTCTGCATTTTTTATTATATAGCCATTTAGATAATCGAGCTCAAGTTTTTTATTAGCAAGATAATCCTGCAACATAGAGGATACATTACCAGAATTGGCTATATGCTCTATCTCCTCAAGAGTTATAGAAAACTCTAGACCTAATTTATTTACAAAAATAACTACTTCATTAAAAAGCCGTTTTCTCAATAAATCTAATTCCTTACTCAAAATCATATTGTTTTTACATTGAAAAAGAACTGTAAGAGGATTTATTACACAATTTGTAATAAATTTATTTACAATCTCTTTTTTAATGTCAGCAGAACTCACAATACTAATTTCATCTGAATTGATAAAGTTCAATATTTTGTAAAAACGACTACTCAATATCAATTTTCCGCTAAAAAAATTGAGATTATTGTCTTTTAAATTGGCACCAAAAGTTATCAAACCTCTTTCATAATTTAGATAGGGAAATACTGATTCGATAATTTCATCGATACCTAAACCATTTTGAATGAATAGGGCCATTTTAGATTTATCATACAAATCAAAATATTGATTCAAACTATTTTTCAGATCATAGGATTTTACG is part of the Candidatus Delongbacteria bacterium genome and encodes:
- a CDS encoding 2-dehydropantoate 2-reductase → MKIVIIGGGSIGLSLFYHIKKIGVHPVFCLRRKHDFECFNISCKSYKDKFDLSGEDLDDFEYFDLIINTVKSYDLKNSLNQYFDLYDKSKMALFIQNGLGIDEIIESVFPYLNYERGLITFGANLKDNNLNFFSGKLILSSRFYKILNFINSDEISIVSSADIKKEIVNKFITNCVINPLTVLFQCKNNMILSKELDLLRKRLFNEVVIFVNKLGLEFSITLEEIEHIANSGNVSSMLQDYLANKKLELDYLNGYIIKNAENFSIDISLNNLICCLILDRLKKMRF